The following are encoded in a window of Microcoleus sp. FACHB-831 genomic DNA:
- a CDS encoding cadmium resistance transporter, which yields MSGLTSAIPTGIAAFTATNLDDLVILTLLFSQVNATFRCRHIVMGQYLGFSTLVVGSLAGFLGGLVVPSHWVGLLGLVPIAIGLNQLLNPDSDSSEEMQEETDLFKPSPFASFLSPQTYGVAAITIANGSDNVSIYMPLFANSAWESLLVIIGVFLSLVGVWCYVTYKLTRQTAIASLLTRYGNHLVPFVLIGLGVFIILDSASLTPIALAGNCLCLAGLVKLYAMNGQSLEAKEN from the coding sequence ATGAGCGGACTCACCAGTGCAATTCCTACCGGGATCGCAGCCTTTACAGCAACTAATCTTGACGATCTGGTAATATTGACGCTGTTGTTCTCCCAGGTGAATGCCACCTTCCGCTGTCGGCATATTGTCATGGGTCAGTATCTGGGATTCAGTACCCTAGTCGTTGGCAGCCTTGCTGGTTTCTTGGGCGGATTGGTTGTGCCATCCCATTGGGTTGGTCTTCTGGGCTTGGTGCCGATTGCAATAGGGCTGAACCAACTGCTGAATCCAGACAGCGATTCGTCGGAGGAGATGCAGGAGGAAACAGATTTATTTAAACCCTCTCCCTTCGCGAGTTTTCTATCTCCCCAAACCTATGGCGTAGCGGCTATTACCATCGCGAATGGTAGCGACAATGTGAGTATCTATATGCCGTTGTTTGCTAATAGTGCTTGGGAAAGTTTGCTGGTAATTATCGGCGTGTTTCTTTCACTGGTTGGGGTTTGGTGCTACGTGACGTATAAGTTGACTCGCCAAACAGCGATCGCTTCCCTACTAACTCGCTATGGCAACCATCTCGTTCCCTTTGTGTTGATTGGCTTAGGTGTGTTTATCATCCTCGATAGTGCCTCGCTAACTCCTATTGCCTTAGCTGGTAACTGCTTGTGTTTGGCGGGACTGGTCAAACTGTATGCGATGAATGGGCAGTCGCTGGAAGCAAAAGAAAATTGA